From the Candidatus Methanoplasma cognatum genome, one window contains:
- a CDS encoding zinc ribbon domain-containing protein, producing the protein MYCPRCGSSVGDGSVNFCPSCGYYVGYVPYTYTYAAPAAVGSGAKKQSKAATAALFAVLILALAAAVSLIADVEDDLKYNKVDIQTVTEDTYFELSGDFLIEREVFTVSLTNDGKIAFALNDDISSKYDYYSWTFFDNDHVSSADTRFYVAYSGETVNKEEPVLYYLSQNVGEYSISVKCYAGPEEERELLKTYSGTVRYSGTITKEYTWIYQGELYSAKTSFSFDEYRHYKEMNDKGRRVVDYGRVVSFVTYEDPAIVALAESIKEAYGDRSTSDQKFAAFVLGFVQICFDYPPYSTLMGADRYQYGQEEYFAYPMETIFYGMGDCEDTSILAAALFKALGYEAGVVMIPQHAVAAVGLDSYAPGSYSSRSYEIISQTIDGVTYYACETTVNSPQGIGLISLSGDEGTPYSEYIGKSRYGFYIV; encoded by the coding sequence GTGTACTGTCCGCGGTGCGGTTCCTCTGTAGGCGACGGTTCCGTCAATTTCTGTCCCAGTTGCGGCTATTATGTGGGGTACGTGCCATACACATACACATACGCTGCTCCGGCCGCCGTCGGGAGCGGGGCGAAGAAACAAAGCAAGGCCGCAACCGCCGCATTATTCGCCGTGCTGATATTGGCCCTTGCCGCGGCGGTCAGTTTGATAGCGGACGTGGAAGATGACCTGAAATACAATAAGGTTGACATTCAGACCGTGACGGAGGATACATACTTCGAACTCAGCGGCGATTTTTTGATAGAGAGGGAGGTGTTCACTGTGAGCCTGACCAACGACGGCAAGATCGCGTTCGCCCTGAATGACGACATATCATCCAAATATGACTATTATTCATGGACATTCTTTGATAACGATCATGTGTCATCAGCCGACACGCGCTTTTACGTGGCATATTCGGGAGAAACGGTGAATAAAGAGGAACCCGTTCTTTACTATCTGAGCCAGAACGTCGGAGAATACAGCATCTCCGTGAAGTGCTACGCCGGGCCGGAAGAAGAACGCGAACTTTTGAAAACATATTCCGGTACGGTGCGCTATTCGGGAACGATAACAAAAGAATACACCTGGATATACCAAGGCGAACTGTATTCCGCCAAGACCTCATTCAGCTTTGACGAGTATCGTCATTATAAAGAAATGAATGATAAGGGCAGAAGGGTCGTCGACTATGGAAGGGTCGTTTCTTTCGTCACGTACGAGGATCCAGCCATTGTTGCGCTGGCGGAATCCATTAAAGAAGCGTACGGCGACCGAAGCACATCGGATCAAAAATTTGCCGCATTTGTGCTGGGGTTCGTTCAGATATGTTTTGATTACCCCCCTTATTCAACCCTCATGGGCGCCGACAGGTACCAATACGGGCAGGAAGAGTATTTCGCGTATCCTATGGAAACTATATTCTACGGGATGGGGGACTGCGAGGATACGTCCATACTTGCTGCGGCGCTTTTCAAAGCCTTGGGTTATGAGGCGGGGGTGGTCATGATCCCCCAGCATGCTGTCGCCGCTGTCGGATTGGATTCATATGCTCCGGGATCCTATTCCTCCCGTTCATACGAAATAATAAGTCAGACAATAGACGGCGTCACATATTATGCGTGTGAGACCACTGTCAATTCCCCCCAGGGGATCGGCCTGATCAGCTTATCTGGAGACGAGGGTACCCCATACAGCGAGTACATCGGAAAAAGCCGGTACGGATTCTACATAGTGTGA
- a CDS encoding CehA/McbA family metallohydrolase: MKADLHIHSNFSNDGKSTVEEIISASVERGLGCIAITDHNSFEAYDLVKDNGKVIVIPGIEVSSEKGHILAYGVNRDIPRGMTIKETIDAIHDAGGVAFAAHPYRWWSGLGEENVLLNDFDGIEARNARSTPSSNRRSEALAVRTGKPVSAGSDAHTPEHIGEGTVELPDGVATWQEALNAVMEGKARPASSDRGPGSTLRYGTKSITEWIMRGFKKM, translated from the coding sequence ATGAAGGCCGATCTCCACATACATTCGAACTTCTCCAACGACGGGAAATCCACCGTCGAAGAGATAATCTCGGCGTCGGTCGAGAGAGGGCTCGGATGCATAGCGATCACAGACCACAATTCCTTTGAAGCGTACGATCTGGTGAAAGACAACGGGAAGGTCATAGTCATACCCGGGATAGAGGTATCCTCCGAGAAGGGGCACATACTCGCATACGGCGTCAACAGGGATATACCGAGAGGGATGACTATAAAAGAGACTATAGACGCCATTCACGATGCGGGAGGGGTCGCGTTCGCGGCGCATCCGTACAGGTGGTGGTCCGGTCTCGGGGAAGAGAACGTCCTCCTCAATGACTTCGACGGCATTGAGGCAAGGAATGCCAGATCCACGCCTTCAAGCAACAGGAGATCGGAGGCGCTCGCAGTCCGCACAGGGAAACCCGTTTCGGCGGGGAGTGACGCCCACACTCCGGAACACATAGGGGAAGGGACCGTGGAACTTCCCGACGGCGTTGCCACCTGGCAGGAAGCGCTGAATGCGGTGATGGAAGGGAAGGCAAGGCCCGCAAGCAGCGACAGGGGCCCGGGAAGCACTCTCAGATACGGAACAAAGTCCATCACCGAGTGGATAATGAGAGGATTCAAGAAAATGTGA